Proteins encoded by one window of Geobacter sp. DSM 9736:
- a CDS encoding YkgJ family cysteine cluster protein, with amino-acid sequence MEDLPQNEQAWEDLCKRCGRCCFEKIEDDTGAIFFTSTPCRYLDVVTRHCRIYDKRFAVNPECVKLTPELAATLLWLHDGCGYRNGRKKWKGKGKRNRKEKR; translated from the coding sequence ATGGAAGATTTGCCGCAGAATGAACAGGCGTGGGAAGATCTCTGCAAGCGCTGCGGACGCTGCTGCTTCGAGAAGATAGAGGATGATACCGGCGCCATCTTCTTCACCTCCACTCCCTGCCGCTACCTTGATGTCGTCACGCGGCACTGCAGAATTTACGACAAGCGGTTCGCCGTAAACCCGGAATGCGTCAAGCTCACCCCAGAACTGGCGGCCACCCTCCTTTGGCTTCACGACGGTTGCGGCTACCGGAACGGCCGCAAGAAGTGGAAGGGAAAAGGGAAGCGTAACCGGAAGGAGAAAAGATGA
- a CDS encoding DUF6178 family protein: MTEEEAKHPKLTLIKGGVPTTHEFLQLPIPEKIGLLRHQPARKRLELLLSDPDAKQVAALMQPQEIYWLVKELGENDAAELLELATAAQYSFMIDMEVWEESALRTDVLLKWLGYLMEAGEDRLLAQLSSLDLELILLLLKREIAVGGGMGDLVNDEIRLADWDHSFDGIYHISFLRSDTARVVGTLLDIIYRHDQPLYLSLMTGVQNEVETELEELCYQFRTGRMADAGFPSREEAVAIYALLNPDHFVAAEDKLLVNEDGAENLPEPLATGDTLLQRALVRVRSSELLRELNYLINNALVAEQASFADGAAIEAVSRRVYGYLNISLEYFAADDEKRAGTILVGERLKRLFQLGHSIVVRLGKRAGTLSSDNYATNKAILGLREKMPRFYRGLDPDLVDGYREFESMSDVRIMDEFLRKLEV; this comes from the coding sequence ATGACCGAGGAAGAAGCGAAGCACCCCAAACTTACACTAATCAAGGGAGGCGTGCCTACGACACATGAATTCCTTCAACTGCCGATCCCGGAGAAGATAGGATTGCTGCGCCACCAGCCTGCAAGGAAACGGCTTGAACTTCTACTGTCCGACCCGGACGCGAAGCAGGTGGCAGCACTCATGCAGCCTCAGGAGATTTACTGGCTCGTGAAGGAACTGGGGGAAAACGATGCGGCCGAACTGCTGGAACTGGCCACTGCGGCCCAGTACTCCTTCATGATCGACATGGAGGTATGGGAAGAGTCAGCGCTTCGGACCGACGTTCTTCTCAAGTGGCTCGGCTACCTGATGGAGGCAGGAGAGGACCGCCTTCTCGCGCAGCTCTCCAGCCTCGACCTGGAGCTAATCCTCTTGCTCCTAAAACGCGAAATTGCGGTCGGAGGAGGAATGGGAGACCTGGTCAACGATGAAATCCGTCTCGCCGACTGGGACCACAGTTTCGACGGCATTTACCATATCAGCTTTCTTCGCTCCGACACCGCCCGGGTGGTCGGAACGCTTCTCGACATCATCTACCGCCACGACCAGCCGCTCTACCTCTCCCTCATGACCGGAGTGCAGAACGAGGTCGAAACGGAGCTGGAAGAACTCTGCTACCAGTTCCGTACCGGCCGTATGGCCGATGCCGGTTTTCCGAGCAGGGAAGAAGCCGTGGCCATTTACGCGCTCTTAAACCCGGATCATTTTGTAGCGGCGGAGGACAAGCTTCTTGTAAACGAAGATGGTGCAGAAAATCTTCCCGAACCACTAGCAACCGGAGACACACTGCTCCAGAGGGCGCTGGTCCGGGTGCGGTCTTCGGAACTGTTGCGGGAGCTGAACTATCTCATCAACAATGCTCTCGTGGCGGAGCAGGCATCGTTCGCAGACGGAGCGGCAATCGAGGCGGTGTCTCGCCGGGTATACGGCTACCTCAACATCTCCCTCGAATACTTCGCCGCAGATGATGAGAAAAGAGCGGGAACCATCCTTGTCGGCGAGCGGCTGAAGAGGCTCTTCCAACTTGGCCACAGCATCGTAGTCAGGCTCGGGAAACGTGCGGGCACCCTCTCCAGCGACAATTACGCTACCAACAAGGCGATCCTGGGCCTCCGGGAGAAGATGCCGCGCTTCTACCGCGGGCTCGATCCGGATCTGGTCGACGGCTACCGGGAATTCGAAAGCATGTCCGACGTGAGGATCATGGACGAATTCCTTCGAAAGCTTGAAGTGTAG
- a CDS encoding biosynthetic peptidoglycan transglycosylase: MGPLARPSLLRILPFLAIALLSGALAACAAFEDLRNRASLLAGSLTGFKCLVASVGPCFPCGIKASDITMCSTSGIPLFQAKELRTQVNLLRYLHGNTRPGDLFDTLYGDQVKLTLLRNERGEWEFPRIPTPQRIRSSGQEGKAFPRRLLFTNVTILIKTATGESMSFYKSVEAEVGPGRESVRLKLSGMNKSATITFTRGAVKQYELQADNFSTALLAPVSTSPLPFEKLVVDGNLKVATSDDKNFAIEGSGKVTARGLSCPVVSSGTIDALSLPFDLKGNLTGSGIESLAAKISLGGETAIVRGSMRGWKEPVVDLTVAFQNFSYDRAISALPPSLHPDLPVIRLSGSMTGTFRMHLDTANPDSLDYSYSGRTDRLEILDLGQEIDINRLRGPFLHNVRIRPGKQTTILLSPANPYFTPYHNIPFSLKSAVMATEDSGFFSHRGFSTRHIRGSLIDNLKAGKVVRGASTISMQLAKNLFLSTERTLSRKLEEALITVALEQNLDKKRIMEIYLNIIEWGDGIYGIGQASHYYFGKSPFELSPVESAFLASIIARPRNWRPDPLPRLGQGWRNYLQVILFKMYQMGGADFEDLLYAGVFESSTDGLSERNWGRP, from the coding sequence ATGGGACCGCTTGCCCGCCCCAGTCTTCTACGGATTCTGCCGTTTCTAGCCATTGCACTGCTTTCGGGTGCTCTGGCTGCATGCGCTGCCTTCGAAGATCTGAGAAACAGGGCTTCACTCCTCGCCGGGTCACTCACCGGCTTCAAATGCCTCGTGGCATCGGTTGGCCCGTGCTTCCCCTGCGGCATCAAGGCATCCGACATTACCATGTGCTCCACGTCAGGGATACCACTGTTCCAGGCAAAGGAGCTACGTACACAGGTCAATCTGCTCCGTTACCTGCACGGGAACACCAGACCCGGTGACCTCTTCGATACCCTTTACGGTGATCAGGTAAAGCTGACCCTGCTCCGGAATGAACGGGGAGAGTGGGAGTTCCCCCGGATTCCTACTCCGCAGAGAATCCGCAGTTCCGGACAAGAGGGTAAAGCTTTTCCCCGCCGGTTGTTGTTCACGAACGTCACCATCCTGATCAAAACAGCGACAGGAGAGTCAATGAGCTTCTACAAGAGCGTGGAAGCCGAAGTTGGTCCCGGCAGAGAATCCGTACGGCTGAAGCTCTCGGGAATGAACAAGTCGGCGACGATAACGTTCACCAGAGGAGCAGTCAAACAGTACGAACTGCAGGCGGACAACTTCTCGACGGCACTCCTTGCGCCGGTATCTACCTCCCCTCTCCCCTTCGAAAAACTCGTGGTAGACGGCAATCTGAAAGTCGCCACGAGTGACGATAAAAACTTCGCCATCGAAGGGAGCGGCAAGGTCACGGCCCGAGGCCTCAGCTGCCCGGTCGTATCTTCCGGAACGATAGATGCCTTGAGCCTCCCCTTTGACCTGAAGGGTAATCTTACCGGCTCCGGAATCGAGAGCCTGGCCGCAAAAATCAGCTTGGGAGGTGAAACCGCCATTGTCAGGGGGAGCATGCGGGGATGGAAAGAACCGGTGGTGGATCTGACGGTGGCCTTTCAGAATTTCTCCTATGACAGGGCAATCTCTGCCTTACCCCCATCACTTCATCCGGACCTGCCGGTTATCAGGCTCTCCGGCAGTATGACGGGGACGTTCAGGATGCATCTGGACACGGCGAATCCCGACAGCCTGGACTACAGCTACTCCGGCCGCACAGACCGGCTGGAGATCCTGGACCTGGGACAGGAGATCGACATCAATCGCCTCAGGGGCCCTTTCCTCCACAACGTAAGGATAAGGCCGGGAAAACAAACCACGATACTGCTCAGCCCGGCTAACCCGTATTTCACGCCCTACCATAATATCCCTTTCTCCCTCAAAAGCGCGGTGATGGCGACGGAGGATTCGGGTTTCTTTTCCCACAGGGGGTTCAGCACACGGCATATCAGGGGCTCGTTGATTGATAACCTGAAAGCCGGCAAGGTCGTGCGTGGCGCCAGTACCATCTCCATGCAGCTGGCAAAAAATCTTTTCCTGTCGACTGAAAGGACGTTGAGCCGCAAACTGGAGGAGGCGCTCATCACCGTGGCCCTCGAGCAGAACCTCGACAAGAAGCGGATAATGGAAATCTACCTGAACATTATCGAGTGGGGGGACGGCATTTACGGCATAGGCCAGGCCTCGCACTACTATTTCGGCAAGAGCCCTTTCGAGCTGTCACCGGTGGAGTCGGCCTTTCTCGCATCCATAATAGCCCGTCCGAGAAACTGGCGCCCGGATCCTCTTCCCAGGTTGGGCCAGGGGTGGCGAAACTACCTACAGGTCATTCTCTTCAAGATGTACCAGATGGGAGGGGCAGATTTTGAAGATCTGCTCTACGCAGGGGTTTTTGAATCGAGCACTGATGGGCTGAGCGAAAGAAACTGGGGCAGGCCGTGA
- a CDS encoding ExeA family protein: protein MYQEFYGFKEKPFTITPNPRFIFLSKHHREAFAHLLYGIDQHAGFIGLIGEVGSGKTTVLRALLNQLADDRYRTAFIFNPCLSAHELLRSINKEYGIRGEGLSIAELHEELNRFLLTENAAGRTVVLVIDEAQNLESQVLEQIRLISNLETETDKLIQIILAGQPELGSLLEQPRLRQLAQRISVRYQLLPMDQEDTGAYIAHRLEVAGGWRAAEFAPRAVKLIYNYTKGLPRLINIACDRALLIGFTEESRTITPAIAAEAIRELTRSSSGMRLPRGRKLAGLLFLLLLTGAVWYAGTRIESGKASSSEHERSPAATRDAALPASFVSAQQAKSEQSSAIAAFNVLAALWQAPPVIGFTGGIDSRTLEKLSAERGLSVLYFTGNIERLLSYDAPALLQVSVPGLKEGRFVAVAALGKGMVRLEGTGGPVTVTKEQLQNLWKGQAYLLWKNVSGVPLLPSAGTRSGGIMRLQALLRNAGAYTGPHTGVYDAPTTAAVKAFQKTQGITVDGKAGAETLLFLHRAAGYPQPRLQKGARETS, encoded by the coding sequence ATGTATCAGGAATTTTACGGCTTCAAGGAAAAACCGTTCACCATTACCCCGAACCCGCGTTTTATCTTCCTCAGCAAGCATCACCGTGAAGCCTTTGCGCATCTGCTCTACGGTATAGATCAGCATGCAGGATTCATCGGACTGATCGGCGAGGTAGGCTCGGGGAAGACGACGGTGCTGCGCGCGCTTCTGAACCAGCTCGCCGATGATCGTTACAGGACCGCCTTCATCTTCAATCCGTGCCTCTCCGCCCATGAGCTCCTACGCTCCATAAACAAGGAATACGGCATTCGGGGCGAGGGCTTGAGCATCGCTGAACTGCACGAGGAGCTCAACAGGTTTCTACTGACTGAAAATGCCGCTGGTCGGACTGTGGTGCTCGTAATCGACGAGGCCCAGAACCTGGAAAGCCAGGTCCTGGAGCAGATACGCCTGATCTCGAACCTCGAGACCGAAACCGACAAACTGATCCAGATCATTCTCGCAGGGCAACCCGAGCTTGGGTCCCTCCTGGAACAGCCCAGGCTGCGGCAGCTTGCCCAGCGAATCTCCGTAAGGTATCAGCTTCTCCCGATGGACCAGGAAGACACTGGAGCCTATATCGCTCACCGGCTGGAAGTTGCCGGTGGCTGGCGGGCGGCCGAATTCGCCCCCCGGGCGGTGAAACTCATCTATAACTACACCAAGGGATTGCCGCGCCTCATCAACATCGCATGCGACCGCGCCCTTCTCATCGGCTTCACCGAAGAGAGCAGGACGATCACCCCGGCTATTGCCGCCGAAGCGATCCGGGAGCTCACCCGGAGCAGCTCAGGTATGCGCCTGCCACGAGGCAGAAAGCTCGCGGGACTCCTGTTTCTCCTCCTCCTGACTGGTGCCGTGTGGTACGCCGGAACGCGAATCGAATCGGGCAAGGCATCCTCTTCCGAGCATGAGCGATCTCCTGCGGCTACAAGAGATGCAGCCCTGCCTGCATCCTTTGTTTCGGCGCAACAAGCAAAGTCGGAACAGTCGAGCGCGATAGCCGCATTCAACGTACTCGCTGCACTATGGCAGGCTCCCCCCGTCATCGGGTTCACCGGAGGCATCGACTCCAGGACTCTTGAAAAGCTGTCCGCGGAGCGAGGTTTGAGCGTCCTGTACTTTACGGGAAACATCGAGCGCCTCCTGAGTTACGACGCGCCGGCACTTCTGCAGGTTTCGGTGCCGGGACTAAAGGAAGGCCGCTTCGTTGCAGTTGCAGCACTTGGGAAGGGCATGGTGCGACTGGAAGGCACAGGAGGTCCCGTTACCGTAACAAAGGAGCAACTACAAAACCTGTGGAAGGGGCAGGCCTACCTGCTCTGGAAAAACGTCTCGGGAGTACCCCTTCTTCCTTCTGCCGGGACACGGAGCGGAGGAATCATGCGCCTCCAGGCGCTGCTTCGGAACGCAGGCGCCTACACCGGCCCCCATACAGGTGTGTACGACGCGCCTACCACTGCTGCCGTGAAGGCCTTTCAGAAAACGCAGGGGATAACGGTGGACGGAAAAGCGGGAGCCGAAACACTTCTTTTCCTTCACCGCGCTGCGGGGTATCCTCAACCACGTCTGCAGAAGGGAGCACGCGAAACATCATGA
- the rmuC gene encoding DNA recombination protein RmuC, with translation MEYGFIAVGIVIGACAVWLALRKNGKEQLDKGKLLMQAELAMVAERLQGKEEQLSQARGACEGQAAELIQLRHDLKNESDRRAAAEEKCLRIPDLLKALQNRDEQVELKSREISELKTQVAELSTVLAKERKGAAEKLALLDEAHHKLSDAFKALSAEALRCNNQSFLELAHASLEKFQENAKGDLERRQQAIDQLVKPVRESLEKVDGKIQELEKVRSSAYATLTEQLKSLSVTQSQLQAETANLVQALRTPTVRGRWGEIQLKRVVEIAGMVPYCDFVEQESASGDDCRLRPDMVIKLPNGKNIVVDSKAPLQAYLESLEASESDLKVFKLKEHARHIKMHLTKLGGKSYWEQFQPTPEFVVLFLPGETFFSAALEQNPGLIEFGVEQKVIISTPTTLIALLRAVAYGWRQEQIAANAQQISELGKVLYERIATLAGHFTDMRKGLDRAVESYNKAVGTMESRVLVTARRFKELGASTGKDIEVVEAIDKAVRTLESETQV, from the coding sequence ATGGAATATGGTTTCATAGCAGTCGGCATCGTCATCGGAGCCTGCGCAGTCTGGCTTGCACTTAGGAAAAATGGCAAAGAGCAATTGGATAAAGGGAAGCTCTTAATGCAGGCCGAACTGGCGATGGTAGCCGAGCGCCTGCAGGGGAAGGAAGAGCAGCTCTCCCAGGCGAGAGGGGCATGCGAGGGCCAGGCTGCTGAACTTATCCAGCTCCGCCATGATCTGAAAAACGAATCGGACCGTCGCGCAGCTGCCGAGGAGAAATGCCTTCGCATTCCCGATCTGCTGAAAGCCCTTCAGAACCGTGATGAGCAGGTGGAGCTGAAGTCACGGGAAATCTCGGAACTGAAGACACAGGTAGCCGAGCTTTCGACGGTCCTCGCCAAGGAGCGGAAAGGGGCCGCAGAAAAACTCGCCCTTCTCGACGAAGCTCATCACAAGCTTTCCGACGCTTTCAAGGCCCTCTCTGCTGAGGCACTACGGTGCAACAACCAGTCGTTCCTGGAACTCGCCCATGCATCCCTTGAAAAATTTCAGGAAAACGCTAAAGGGGACCTGGAACGCCGGCAACAGGCCATAGACCAGTTGGTGAAGCCGGTCAGGGAATCACTGGAAAAGGTAGATGGAAAAATCCAGGAACTGGAGAAGGTCCGTTCTTCAGCTTACGCCACACTGACCGAGCAGTTGAAATCTCTATCGGTGACCCAGTCCCAGCTGCAGGCCGAGACTGCGAATCTCGTTCAGGCGCTGAGGACCCCGACGGTGCGGGGACGGTGGGGAGAGATCCAGTTGAAGCGGGTTGTAGAGATCGCCGGAATGGTACCGTACTGCGATTTCGTCGAGCAGGAAAGCGCCTCCGGGGACGACTGCAGGCTGCGCCCCGATATGGTTATCAAGCTTCCCAACGGCAAGAATATCGTGGTCGATTCGAAAGCTCCCCTGCAAGCCTATCTGGAATCGCTGGAAGCGTCAGAAAGCGACCTGAAGGTTTTCAAGCTCAAGGAACATGCGCGGCACATAAAGATGCACCTGACCAAACTGGGGGGCAAATCGTACTGGGAACAGTTTCAGCCGACCCCGGAGTTCGTTGTGCTTTTCCTTCCCGGCGAAACCTTCTTCAGCGCAGCACTGGAGCAGAACCCCGGCCTCATCGAATTCGGAGTCGAGCAGAAGGTCATCATCTCCACCCCCACCACCCTCATCGCGCTTCTGCGCGCCGTAGCTTACGGATGGCGCCAGGAGCAGATCGCAGCAAACGCACAGCAGATCAGTGAACTGGGCAAGGTGCTTTACGAACGCATCGCCACTCTGGCCGGCCACTTCACCGATATGCGGAAAGGCCTCGATCGGGCAGTGGAATCGTACAACAAGGCTGTCGGAACAATGGAGTCCCGTGTTCTGGTAACCGCCCGGAGGTTCAAAGAACTCGGTGCATCCACGGGTAAGGACATCGAAGTCGTCGAGGCCATAGACAAGGCTGTCCGAACCCTGGAGAGTGAAACTCAGGTGTAA
- a CDS encoding four helix bundle suffix domain-containing protein: MTEGFIPPHGGYQKLLSYRKAEIVYDATVSFCERFVDRRSRTHDQMVQAARSGKQNIIEGSMASATSKETEIKLTNVARASLEELLADYWDFLRTRGANLWDKESREAQYVRRLGREQSHGTHESYETYKSFVETRPPEIVANIIICLIHQTNYLLDRQLKQLEQAFLKEGGLRERMTKARLEARKKTRG, from the coding sequence ATGACCGAAGGTTTCATCCCGCCGCATGGCGGCTACCAGAAACTGCTCTCCTACCGGAAGGCGGAGATTGTATACGACGCCACCGTGTCCTTCTGCGAGCGATTCGTCGACCGTCGCTCACGCACCCATGACCAGATGGTCCAGGCTGCGCGGTCCGGCAAGCAGAACATCATCGAAGGGAGCATGGCTTCTGCTACCTCGAAGGAAACCGAGATAAAGCTGACCAACGTAGCGCGGGCGAGCCTTGAAGAGCTGCTGGCGGATTATTGGGATTTCCTGAGGACACGGGGCGCGAATCTTTGGGACAAAGAGAGCAGAGAGGCGCAGTATGTCCGAAGATTGGGGAGAGAACAGTCCCATGGGACCCATGAGTCCTATGAGACCTATAAGTCCTTTGTGGAAACCCGCCCCCCTGAGATTGTGGCCAACATAATCATTTGCCTGATTCACCAGACGAACTACTTGCTTGATAGGCAGCTGAAGCAGCTGGAGCAGGCTTTCCTGAAGGAAGGGGGCTTGCGGGAGCGTATGACGAAGGCGCGTTTGGAGGCGAGGAAGAAGACGAGGGGGTAA
- a CDS encoding mercuric reductase has product MIEHPAIYPLTENNELLLKNVRPPRWENPEPAPMYNLVVIGAGTAGLVTAAGAAGLGAKVALIERDLLGGDCLNVGCVPSKGLIRAARAMHDVATAGEFSITGGERATNDFAAAMERMRRIRAGISPHDSASRFRDELGVDVFFGEGSFTSRDTVEVGGRSLRFRKAAVCTGARAAASPIPGMAEIGYLTNETVFSLTELPARLAVIGTGPIGCELAQAFARLGSNVTMIGHQSDHILPREDRDAAKVVQRAFLREGIELCLPAQVLRVGQKEGGKVLTIETEERTADIVVDEILVGIGRVPNTEGLNLEAAGIAFDPTRGVTVNERLQTSNPRVYAAGDICFPYKFTHTADALARILIANALFMGRRKISALVVPWCTYTDPEVAHVGMYEKEAKDKGLDVMTLTVPLADVDRALLDGETEGFARVHIKKGTDRILGATIVARHAGEMINEISLAMTAGLGLAAIGRTIHPYPTQAEAIKKLADAYSRTRLTPFVRKLFRGWLKIMRSGG; this is encoded by the coding sequence ATGATCGAGCACCCCGCCATATACCCGCTGACCGAAAACAACGAACTTCTGCTGAAAAACGTCCGTCCCCCTCGATGGGAAAACCCGGAGCCGGCGCCGATGTACAATCTCGTGGTGATCGGGGCTGGAACGGCCGGCCTCGTTACCGCCGCCGGAGCCGCAGGACTCGGAGCAAAAGTGGCGCTGATCGAACGCGATCTCCTGGGGGGTGACTGCCTCAACGTCGGCTGCGTCCCCTCCAAAGGTTTGATTCGTGCCGCCCGGGCAATGCATGATGTCGCCACTGCCGGTGAGTTTTCGATCACTGGGGGAGAGCGCGCCACCAACGATTTTGCCGCGGCAATGGAACGCATGCGGCGAATAAGGGCGGGAATAAGCCCCCATGACTCAGCCTCCCGATTCAGGGACGAACTTGGGGTAGATGTCTTTTTTGGTGAAGGCAGTTTTACAAGCCGGGATACTGTCGAGGTCGGGGGGAGATCACTGCGTTTCAGAAAAGCCGCTGTCTGTACGGGGGCGCGGGCGGCAGCCTCCCCCATCCCCGGCATGGCGGAAATCGGTTACCTCACCAACGAAACGGTCTTCTCCCTGACCGAACTGCCCGCAAGGCTTGCCGTCATCGGGACAGGGCCCATCGGATGCGAGCTAGCCCAGGCCTTCGCCCGGTTGGGGAGCAACGTTACCATGATCGGGCACCAGAGTGACCACATCCTCCCCCGTGAGGACCGCGACGCCGCAAAAGTCGTCCAGAGGGCCTTTCTCCGGGAAGGAATCGAGCTCTGCCTTCCAGCCCAGGTTCTTCGCGTCGGGCAAAAGGAGGGGGGCAAGGTTCTGACCATTGAAACAGAAGAGCGGACGGCCGATATCGTCGTCGATGAAATTCTGGTAGGGATCGGACGTGTCCCCAACACGGAAGGGCTCAATCTTGAGGCAGCCGGCATCGCCTTCGACCCCACGCGTGGTGTCACGGTAAACGAGAGGCTGCAGACTTCCAACCCGCGGGTGTACGCTGCCGGCGACATCTGCTTTCCCTACAAGTTCACCCACACGGCGGACGCACTGGCTCGCATCCTGATTGCGAATGCCCTCTTCATGGGGAGGCGTAAGATCTCCGCACTGGTTGTGCCCTGGTGTACCTATACCGATCCGGAAGTGGCCCACGTGGGAATGTATGAGAAGGAGGCGAAAGACAAGGGGCTCGACGTGATGACCCTTACCGTCCCGCTGGCCGATGTGGATCGGGCACTTCTGGATGGAGAGACGGAAGGCTTCGCCAGAGTGCACATCAAAAAAGGAACGGACAGGATACTTGGCGCCACTATCGTTGCCCGTCATGCGGGAGAGATGATCAACGAGATTTCTTTGGCAATGACTGCCGGGCTGGGTCTTGCAGCCATCGGGAGAACCATCCACCCCTATCCCACCCAGGCTGAAGCAATCAAAAAGCTCGCCGACGCTTACAGCAGGACCCGCCTCACCCCTTTTGTCCGCAAACTGTTCCGTGGCTGGCTGAAAATCATGAGATCAGGAGGGTAA
- the msrA gene encoding peptide-methionine (S)-S-oxide reductase MsrA, whose amino-acid sequence MNKRIALCFTFCMLFLGGLATGLIHAWGSEPSSGGRTTTEKATFAGGCFWCMEVPFNKLDGVLSVTSGYTGGHRKNPTYEEVSAGGTGHAEAVQIVYDPSKVRYEKLLEIFWHNIDPTAKDRQFCDIGNQYRSAIFYHGEKQRQLAVKSRDELARTKPFKEPIITEITQASEFYPAEEYHQHYYKKNPIRYKFYRTTCGRDKRLKELWGSKAGH is encoded by the coding sequence ATGAACAAAAGGATTGCTCTATGCTTCACGTTCTGCATGCTCTTTCTGGGGGGCCTGGCAACAGGATTAATCCATGCCTGGGGTTCCGAGCCATCATCGGGCGGACGGACGACCACCGAAAAAGCCACCTTCGCGGGAGGATGCTTCTGGTGCATGGAGGTCCCTTTCAACAAGCTCGACGGGGTACTCTCGGTGACGTCCGGCTATACAGGCGGTCACAGGAAAAACCCTACATATGAAGAGGTCTCGGCGGGAGGGACCGGCCATGCAGAGGCGGTGCAGATAGTATACGACCCGTCAAAGGTCAGGTACGAGAAGCTCCTCGAAATCTTCTGGCACAACATAGATCCGACGGCAAAGGACCGCCAGTTCTGCGACATCGGAAACCAGTACCGCTCCGCAATTTTCTACCATGGGGAGAAGCAGCGACAACTGGCTGTGAAATCGAGAGATGAGCTGGCGAGGACGAAGCCTTTCAAGGAACCCATCATCACAGAAATAACGCAGGCCTCCGAGTTCTACCCTGCCGAGGAATACCACCAGCACTACTACAAGAAGAATCCGATCCGCTATAAGTTCTACCGGACGACGTGCGGCCGCGATAAACGATTGAAAGAGCTATGGGGGAGCAAGGCGGGGCATTGA
- a CDS encoding general secretion pathway protein GspB: MSSILKALKKLEQEKSTRKPHMPDLAGAVLKGERPAGPRRWLIPVAMSMVAVAAAAVTYFVMKHIPAPLTQPATIAVAVPSAAPSPEAAGVLHAVPAPPDKSLAVPPLPAKSEKVPPRAAKATTHLVTDSLKTGLKPAAPEPFATRPREGVTMQEPAQTISVAATPQKSDDSPSIRISGIAWQKDSSSRYAVVNGRAVGEGAIVEGAKVEEILPDKVRFSSGSGTFEVHLGPPGT; this comes from the coding sequence ATGAGCTCCATCCTCAAGGCTTTGAAGAAACTGGAACAGGAGAAATCGACCCGTAAACCGCACATGCCGGACCTTGCGGGAGCGGTCCTGAAAGGGGAACGCCCGGCAGGGCCCCGTCGATGGCTTATTCCCGTAGCCATGTCCATGGTTGCCGTAGCAGCTGCTGCCGTGACCTACTTCGTAATGAAACATATCCCGGCTCCACTCACGCAGCCCGCGACCATCGCTGTTGCGGTGCCGTCTGCCGCGCCTTCTCCTGAGGCGGCAGGCGTACTGCATGCCGTTCCCGCTCCGCCGGATAAATCTCTGGCCGTTCCCCCGTTACCGGCAAAATCAGAGAAAGTACCTCCTCGTGCGGCCAAGGCAACGACACATCTCGTAACCGACTCTCTGAAAACGGGATTAAAGCCTGCAGCTCCGGAACCTTTTGCAACACGCCCCCGGGAAGGTGTCACCATGCAGGAGCCGGCGCAAACCATTTCGGTTGCAGCGACGCCACAGAAGAGTGATGACTCCCCCAGCATCAGGATAAGCGGCATAGCCTGGCAGAAGGACAGCTCAAGCAGGTATGCCGTGGTAAATGGAAGGGCCGTGGGAGAAGGCGCCATTGTAGAAGGTGCGAAGGTAGAGGAGATATTGCCGGACAAGGTCCGCTTCTCCAGCGGAAGCGGAACGTTCGAGGTCCATCTCGGCCCGCCCGGCACTTAG